TTTTACGGTAGTTTTGGCTATTCGCTGTGCCAAGCGTAAATACGCTGTTGTAGTGCAGTTCATTGTCACTTTCAAAGGCACCGATAAGAATATCGCCGCCATTTTGCCGGGCGTGCCTGCGCAAGATATCCATGTAATTTTCCGGCAGATTGTGGCGTAGCAGGGGCAATGCGGTTTCCGGTAAAATGATCAAACGTGCATCGGTTTGCAGCACCAGTCGGCGATAGGTTTCCAGCGTGTCGATCAGTTTTTCTTCGTGGAATTTGAGATCCTGCGGAATATTGCCCTGCAACAATGCAACCTTGAACGGTTCCCCTTCAGGCTGTGTCCAGTTTATGGCACGCAGTGCCGCAGCGCTGGCCCATAGCAGCAACAGCGCCGCCAGTGCCGCTTTCCCTTGAGTATTCCAACGCATTTGCCACAATAGCGCCAGCAATCCTGCACTTATCGTTACCGCTAGTGATACACCATAAACGCCGAATATTGGCGCATATCCCACCAAGGGGCTAGCAGATACTTGTGAATAAGCCAGTGTTAGCCAGGGAAAGCCAGTGAACAGCAGCCCGCGTATCCATTCCAGAAGCACCCACAATGCAGGTATTACCAGTATCAATCGCACCCAGGAAGGAACTCGCAATCTTGCCTGTGTATAACCAATCAATGCGGGAAATAACGCCAAGAATGCAGCGAACAGAGCGGTAGTGGAGAGCGCTAGTAAGAGTGGCATGTCGCCGTAATCATGCTGCGCAATATATAGCCAGCCTATGCCGGCACTGAATAAACCAAAACCAAAGAAAAACCCCAGCCATGTTGCCGCACGTTTCCCATTTGCCTGGTGCCACAGCCAGAACAGTGCAGCTAGTGAGAAGATAACAAGAGGGAATAGTGAAAAGGGTGCAAAGCCTGGAACGGTAAGCAAGCCAAGACAAAAAGCAATAATGAATCTATACGTAGAAATGAATTTCACAGAAAATTACCGCCGGATTGATCTTGCTAATTATATGGCTTCTCCAATATTATTTATAATTGCCCGTGGAAACTTGAAATTCAACTTATAAAGATGCAAGGTGCAATTTTTATGAGTATTGCTAAATCGCTAATGGAAGGTTCGGAATGAAAACTAAAGCTATAATTTTTGACGTAGACGGCACGTTAGCAGATACCGAAGAGGCCCATCGCCTCTCGTTTAATAGAACATTCGCGGAAAATCATCTTGACTGGAACTGGGACGTTGCACTGTATGACAAGTTGCTTAAAGTGACGGGCGGTAAAGAACGAATCCATCATTTTATTACTGCCTATGTACCTGATTTCCAGAAGCCGGCTGATTATGAGGGTTTTGTAAAACACCTTCATTTGGTCAAGACCGCGCATTACACCGCGATGTTACGCGAAGGTGGTATTCCACTGCGCCCTAATATAAAACGATTGATTACCGAAGCCAAACAGGCAGGATTGAAGCTTGCCATTGCTACGACCACCTCGCTGGATAACGTCGTGACACTTTTACAACAGGGATTGGGCGCTGATAGCGAAGCTCTATTCGACGTCATTGGTTATGGCGATATCGTTCAGCATAAAAAACCCGCACCTGACATTTATTATTGGGTGTTGGAGAGGTTGGGCCTCGATGCTGCTGATTGCATAGCGCTGGAAGATTCTGAGAATGGCTTGCGCTCCAGTTTGGCCGCTGGATTGAAAACTTTCATCACAATTAATCACTACACGAGCAAGCAGGATTTTTCTGGAGCGTCAGCAGTACTGGATGATTTAAGCGATCTGGAAAGTTTTTATCAGGTTGCGGGTCTGGATTTCTCCAAACAGACGGTTTCTGTTTAAAATTTTGCAATCAATATTTTGATACGCTCTCCTGATCGGGAGAGTGCTCTCCTTGCTGAATAGCCAACGTAAATTTAATGGCTTCTACTTATTTTATCTAAAGCGCGCTCGCAACGAATGGCATAACCATAGGAATAATACGAGTTGCAATCGTGTAGCATAGCGCTCCCGCATCGTTTCTGGAGTAGCCGCACCAGTATGTATTGCTATCACTGCATTGGACTTGATTACAAAAAAATATGGAAAAAATACGCCTTTCAAAACTGATGTCCGAACAGGGCTTGTGCTCCCGCCGCGAGGCAGATAGCTATATTGAACGTGGGTGGGTGTTGGTGGATGGCAAGCCAGTAACTGAGTTGGGTACGAAAATAGATCCTGCCCAGCGTATCACGTTGAACCGCGCCGCCCAGGCACAACAGCAAACACGCGTAACGATTTTGTTGAATAAGCCAATTGGTTTTGTGTCCGGGCAGGCAGAAGACAACCACAAGCCCGTAGTTACCCTGATTAATGCTTCATCGCGCTTTGCCAGCGATCAATCACCGCTGTCTTTTCATCCCATGCATTTGAAAGGTATCGCGCCCGCGGGCCGGCTGGATATTGATTCGCAGGGTTTGCTGGTATTGACTCAGGATGGCCGCATCGCCAAACAACTTGTCGGCGAAGATTCCGGCCTCGACAAAGAATATCTGGTGCGCGTGCAGGGAAAAATTTTAGCTAACGGTCTATCCATGTTGAACCACGGTCTTAAACTGGATGGAGAGGTGCTTAAGCCTGCTAGAGTAAGCTGGTTGAATGATGATCAATTGCGTTTTATTTTGCGCGAAGGCAAAAAACGTCAGATTCGTCGCATGTGTGAGCTGGTTGGGTTGAAAGTTACTGGGCTAAAGCGCGTGCGTATCGGCAAGATTAAATTGGGCGATTTGCCCAGCGGGCAATGGCGCTACCTGCGCGAAGACGAAGCATTCTAATCGTTGCAAAATTTTGTGATGTTCACCGACGAATTTAACTTCGCACTCCCCGACCACTTGATTGCGCAACACCCGCCCGAGCGGCGTGATGCCAGTCGTTTGTTGTGCATACGTGGGGAGGCTAGAGAAGACTCCCTATTTGCCAATTTACCATCCCTGGTACGTGAACATGATTTGCTGGTGTTAAACGATGCGCGCGTGCTGAAGGCACGTCTTTTTGGAGTAAAGGAAAGCGGCGGTAAAATTGAAGTATTGATCGAGCGCATTCTTGATGAACATCATGCGCTGGCCCAAGTGCGCGCCAGCCATGCACCCAAGCCGGGCAGCCAGTTGTTGCTGACAGGGCATCTTCCCGTTACGGTGTTGGGACGCGAGCGAGAATTTTTCTGCTTGCGCTTCGACAGCACAGAGAATGTGTCGACATTGTTGGAACAATACGGGCAGTTGCCGTTACCCCCCTATATCACTCATGCAGCTAATGCCGAGGACGAAGAGCGGTATCAGACGGTATATGCATGTCAGCCCGGTTCGGTAGCTGCGCCCACGGCAGGGCTGCACTTTGATGAGGCAATGCTCGCCACCTTACGCGCTCAAGGTACGCAACTCGCCTATCTAACTTTACATGTCGGCGCTGGCACTTTTCAGCCGGTGCGTGCAGATAATGTCCGTGATCATGTGATGCATAGCGAACGTTATGTCATTCCGCAAGCCACGGCGGATGCCATTCTGAAGGCACGGGCGCGAGGGGGGCGGATCATCGCGGTTGGCACGACCAGTTTACGTGCACTGGAAAGCGCAGCGCAACAAGGCCGGTTACTAGCCGGGGAGGGTGAGACAAGTATTTTCATTGTTCCAGGGTATCGTTTCAAAGTGGTGGATGTTTTGTTGACTAATTTCCATTTGCCCAAGTCCACTCTACTGATGCTGGTGTGCGCTTTCGGTGGCATGGACGCAATGCTCGCTGCCTATAGCCATGCGGTGGAACAGCAATATCGTTTTTTCAGTTATGGCGATGCCATGCTGATTGAGCGGTAGCATGTTTGTGTAGATACCGTCTTTAAAGTCAAACATTTTTCAAGTAATCGTGTTGATACGGCTGTTGAGTTTTGAGAACGCCAAAGCACAAATACACCAGCTTGCGCATTGCGGCACCGAGTGAGGACATCTTGGACTTGCCTCGGGCAAGCAGGCGTTGCACCGAACTGCCCGACTGTCGTTCCACCGGAACGAGTCCCAGATAAGCCGCCAACTGTTCAGCTGAACCGAAATCATGGTTGTGTATCACAGAGAGTATATTGCTCCCCACCTGTGGGCCAATTACTGGAATACTCTGGAGCAATGCCCTATCTTTCTGAAGATTCGAATGCTGGTCGATGTGTGCGTCAATATCCTTTTGTAGCTGGGCTAACTGCTTGACCAAAAAACCAATGCTCTCTTCAAGTGATTTATGAATCAGCGCTGGCGTGTCTGTGGCATGGGCTTTTTCCTGGCGATTGCGCTCGCGTTGTAAATCCTGGGCAATGGCTTCACGACGTACCAACAACGCTTGCAGTACCCGCGCTTCCTGAGGGGGCGGCACCCAAGCTTTGGGTTTGAGTAATGCGCCATAACGGGCCAGCACAACGCTGTCCACGCCATCAGTCTTGGTGCGCACGGCCAGCCCACGGCCAAAATCTTTAATCTGCGCCGGATTGATGATGGATACCATCACGCCAGCATCCGCGAGCGCCATGGCAGCTTGTTCGTGATAGACGCCGGTGGCTTCCATGACGATATGCAATGCTTCTGGGGAAACGTTTTGTTTGGCAACCCAAGCCAGCAAATCAATAATGCCTGACGGGGTGTTTTTCACTACTTTGGTCTTGTGCTTGTCACTGGCTTCATCCAGCAACAGGCAACAATCTAATTTTGCTTTTGCCACATCTATACCGAGATAGAACATGATGACCTCCTGTTACAATGTTAGCCAACTTCGCCCACTTGCCTTGTGCATGCAGGGTTCACCCCTTGGATACCGTTCAGTGTCTATGCTGGCGAAAGGTGAAGCAGAGGGCTTGATTTACGTCACAAGGTCGAGCCTTAAGGGTGGGCTCAAGCTTCCTTTGCTTCGTGTGATGGTAGCTAACCACCACGGAAAGAAAGATACAAGGGTGGGCACGTCTTTGTGCCCACGCGACTTGACTGTCGGAATTTTGTGAACATGGCCGCATTCACGGCCATACATTAATATGTTCCAACAATAATTATTTGTCAGTGCTCATGGACGTCTTTCGTTGCGATGTGGGATGGCATCATGAGGCGATCAATGTAAGCCATTGAAACCGCTGAAGCCACGAATGCCATGTGGATCAGAGTTTGCCACATCATGGTTTTTTCAGTCAGATTGGGCGCGTTGATGAATGTCTTTAGCAGGTGGATGGATGAGATGCCGATAATGGCGGTGGCCAGCTTTATCTTAAGCAGGTTTGCATTGACGTGCGATAGCCAGTCCGGCTCATCTGGGTGGCCTTCCAGATCTAAGCGGGAAACGAAAGTTTCGTAGCCACCTACAATTACCATGATTAACAGGTTGGAAATCATCACCACGTCGATCAAGCCGAGTACGATCAGCATGATGTCGGCTTCGCCAAGATTAGGTACTTTTCCGACTAGATGTGTTAGCTCTACCATAAAGTAAAATACGTAAACGCATTGGGCAATGATTAGTCCAAGATACAGTGGCAGTTGCAGCCAACGGCTACCAAACAAGATAGTTGTCATAGGTTTATAACGGGAGCTGATATTTTTCTGTTGCATGGTTTTCCTTGAATGATGTTACTAAATTCAGAATGCTGTATGGTTTTGGCGCTGTATTTTAATTTGGTTACGCTGACTGCTGCACTGAAGTAGCCTGTCCGTAACGGACGGAAAAACGAAGCACATATAATAACCTACTCATTTCGTTTCCCTGTAGTTAATGTCATCACACCGCCAATTCAGTATGGTGCATTGTTCTGGTTATGCTTCGGGCGAAATATGTAACGCGATAAAACTTCCACTCGATTTGATCTCGTTCAGGATTTTGAATTTATAGAGTGTTTTTAATGCGCAAAGCTTTCGCCACTACAGTGCGGATAAGGTGAGGGGCAAATAGTTCGATGAAGTGATAAGTATAGCCGCGCAGAAATTCGTTGCGGCGGATGGCAATGCGCGTGGTGCTGGATTGAAAAAGATTGCCGGTATTTATCATGCGTAAAAGCTTGTCGCGCTCTGGAATGAATGCCATTTGGGCAACAATGCCGATACCCAAGCCTAACTCTACATAGGTTTTAATTACATCCGCATCAATAGCAGTGAGTACGATGTTAGGCATGATGTTGTGTGCATTGAAAGCAGCGTTGATCTTGCCGCGCCCGCTAAATGC
This genomic interval from Candidatus Nitrotoga sp. AM1P contains the following:
- the lnt gene encoding apolipoprotein N-acyltransferase, whose translation is MKFISTYRFIIAFCLGLLTVPGFAPFSLFPLVIFSLAALFWLWHQANGKRAATWLGFFFGFGLFSAGIGWLYIAQHDYGDMPLLLALSTTALFAAFLALFPALIGYTQARLRVPSWVRLILVIPALWVLLEWIRGLLFTGFPWLTLAYSQVSASPLVGYAPIFGVYGVSLAVTISAGLLALLWQMRWNTQGKAALAALLLLWASAAALRAINWTQPEGEPFKVALLQGNIPQDLKFHEEKLIDTLETYRRLVLQTDARLIILPETALPLLRHNLPENYMDILRRHARQNGGDILIGAFESDNELHYNSVFTLGTANSQNYRKNHLVPFGEFIPLRPALGWVVNEVLNIPMSDLARGGERQPVLRIAGQRVAVQICYEDVFGEEIIRYLPEASLLVNVSNDAWYGKSHAAMQHNQIAQMRALETGRMMLRATNTGVTSIIRRDGSVQQMLPQHEEGILTGQAQGYTGSTPYVRWGNAAVLIILIMMLVLAKLMQRRPTPHPLSTHSPNVKA
- a CDS encoding pseudouridine synthase; translated protein: MEKIRLSKLMSEQGLCSRREADSYIERGWVLVDGKPVTELGTKIDPAQRITLNRAAQAQQQTRVTILLNKPIGFVSGQAEDNHKPVVTLINASSRFASDQSPLSFHPMHLKGIAPAGRLDIDSQGLLVLTQDGRIAKQLVGEDSGLDKEYLVRVQGKILANGLSMLNHGLKLDGEVLKPARVSWLNDDQLRFILREGKKRQIRRMCELVGLKVTGLKRVRIGKIKLGDLPSGQWRYLREDEAF
- a CDS encoding IS110 family transposase: MFYLGIDVAKAKLDCCLLLDEASDKHKTKVVKNTPSGIIDLLAWVAKQNVSPEALHIVMEATGVYHEQAAMALADAGVMVSIINPAQIKDFGRGLAVRTKTDGVDSVVLARYGALLKPKAWVPPPQEARVLQALLVRREAIAQDLQRERNRQEKAHATDTPALIHKSLEESIGFLVKQLAQLQKDIDAHIDQHSNLQKDRALLQSIPVIGPQVGSNILSVIHNHDFGSAEQLAAYLGLVPVERQSGSSVQRLLARGKSKMSSLGAAMRKLVYLCFGVLKTQQPYQHDYLKNV
- a CDS encoding TIGR00645 family protein, translating into MQQKNISSRYKPMTTILFGSRWLQLPLYLGLIIAQCVYVFYFMVELTHLVGKVPNLGEADIMLIVLGLIDVVMISNLLIMVIVGGYETFVSRLDLEGHPDEPDWLSHVNANLLKIKLATAIIGISSIHLLKTFINAPNLTEKTMMWQTLIHMAFVASAVSMAYIDRLMMPSHIATKDVHEH
- a CDS encoding HAD-IA family hydrolase → MKTKAIIFDVDGTLADTEEAHRLSFNRTFAENHLDWNWDVALYDKLLKVTGGKERIHHFITAYVPDFQKPADYEGFVKHLHLVKTAHYTAMLREGGIPLRPNIKRLITEAKQAGLKLAIATTTSLDNVVTLLQQGLGADSEALFDVIGYGDIVQHKKPAPDIYYWVLERLGLDAADCIALEDSENGLRSSLAAGLKTFITINHYTSKQDFSGASAVLDDLSDLESFYQVAGLDFSKQTVSV
- the queA gene encoding tRNA preQ1(34) S-adenosylmethionine ribosyltransferase-isomerase QueA, producing the protein MFTDEFNFALPDHLIAQHPPERRDASRLLCIRGEAREDSLFANLPSLVREHDLLVLNDARVLKARLFGVKESGGKIEVLIERILDEHHALAQVRASHAPKPGSQLLLTGHLPVTVLGREREFFCLRFDSTENVSTLLEQYGQLPLPPYITHAANAEDEERYQTVYACQPGSVAAPTAGLHFDEAMLATLRAQGTQLAYLTLHVGAGTFQPVRADNVRDHVMHSERYVIPQATADAILKARARGGRIIAVGTTSLRALESAAQQGRLLAGEGETSIFIVPGYRFKVVDVLLTNFHLPKSTLLMLVCAFGGMDAMLAAYSHAVEQQYRFFSYGDAMLIER